The following proteins are co-located in the Streptosporangium brasiliense genome:
- a CDS encoding ABC transporter permease: MAAGTGDAPPAGAGSAPPASAVPGPGTATGPGAGTSAGTGPGMGSGTGSGTGTGMGPGMGSGTGTGLGTGTGAVRVRAVGAPRAWLRLLGSEVGLTFRRPRNIAMLSVLALVPVLIGVALRTFGGQGEGDDGPSIFGQVTGNGLFLTFAAFSVLVQLLLPVAVAVVAGDSIAGEAGIGTLRYLLAAPAGRSRLLAVKYANAVVFCLAAVTSIALSALITGLLLFPAGPITLLSGGTVPLLDGILRIGLVVLYVTAGMAALAAVALALSTLTEVAVGAIASTVVFVIVAQVLGVVPQLAGLQPYLLSRWWSGFDGVLRDPVATGDMGQGLLVFAAYAVVFGSLAWARFTGKDVTC; encoded by the coding sequence ATGGCCGCCGGCACGGGCGACGCGCCGCCCGCGGGGGCGGGATCCGCGCCGCCCGCGTCCGCCGTACCCGGTCCCGGCACCGCAACCGGTCCCGGCGCGGGCACGAGTGCCGGTACGGGTCCCGGCATGGGCTCCGGCACGGGCTCCGGCACGGGCACGGGTATGGGTCCCGGCATGGGCTCCGGCACGGGCACCGGTCTCGGTACCGGCACGGGTGCCGTCCGGGTGCGGGCGGTGGGCGCCCCCCGGGCGTGGCTGAGGCTGCTCGGCTCGGAAGTGGGGCTGACCTTCCGGCGGCCGAGGAACATCGCCATGCTGTCCGTTCTCGCCCTGGTCCCGGTGCTGATCGGCGTCGCGCTGCGGACGTTCGGCGGGCAGGGCGAGGGCGACGACGGCCCGTCCATCTTCGGGCAGGTCACCGGGAACGGGCTGTTCCTCACCTTCGCCGCGTTCTCGGTCCTGGTGCAGTTGCTGCTGCCGGTCGCGGTCGCGGTGGTCGCCGGAGACTCCATCGCCGGAGAGGCGGGCATCGGCACGCTGCGCTACCTGCTGGCCGCCCCGGCCGGCCGGAGCCGGCTGCTGGCCGTCAAATACGCCAACGCCGTCGTCTTCTGCCTGGCGGCCGTCACCTCGATCGCGCTGTCCGCGCTGATCACCGGGCTGCTGCTCTTCCCGGCCGGCCCGATCACCCTGCTGTCCGGCGGGACGGTCCCCCTGCTCGACGGCATTCTCAGGATCGGCCTCGTCGTGCTGTACGTCACCGCGGGCATGGCGGCCCTGGCCGCCGTCGCGCTGGCGCTGTCGACGCTGACCGAGGTGGCCGTCGGCGCCATCGCCTCGACCGTGGTGTTCGTCATCGTCGCCCAGGTGCTCGGCGTCGTCCCGCAGCTCGCCGGGCTCCAGCCGTATCTGCTGAGCCGCTGGTGGAGCGGCTTCGACGGGGTGCTGCGCGACCCGGTGGCCACCGGCGACATGGGTCAGGGCCTGCTGGTCTTCGCCGCCTACGCCGTGGTCTTCGGCTCGCTCGCCTGGGCCCGCTTCACCGGCAAGGACGTCACCTGCTGA
- a CDS encoding tetratricopeptide repeat protein, translating into MGNHYWLTGARRRDRDRARQGLDLPPTLAVLDAHRRLRGPYTAAGALIRSIAAEALALRPELGPAHNIELLTSTPELAGVVPPAWATLEWSVGEKERTRFYSRLHTLNISNGLAEFLRDYLAAAGGGPRTLVLENMHQADPTDQEFAAVLLRRSDLGALTVVVGTGPDPVADPPGEIAVSLARVLAAHAEPVDCPATTGSPAGDARDYVDSDGTSDEPELLAAYRRLAPEERARLHDERAALLAGRGEFSLLLGAVPYHAEHGGDPRGAGLAAMRQALQHCKDIGLYQAAVELGQRARAIVDRPTQEELWWYFTNSTSTCMASLGRADEAEAIYDEARGATQDPVVHMDLAYGTAMLYARHYPEERRDYQQARAWMNLSVAIASLLGDRKERAFHSVFANNGLALVEVRQQSAEVALRLLEDGMARLDRELEPGEHALHRAVLRYNRAQVFGMTGRLEEALADYAAVVELDPDFPEHHFNIGNILRRLGRDEEAVASYERALRLSPPFPEAYYNLADARLELGDVQGALADFLYTIELDPEHVDAHVNLAGLLHGLDDGEAAWRVTAAGLALAPDNAHLLCLKGKLLAERGEAGAARTALSAALQRDPGLAEAWAARGELAFEAGDLAGATGDLDRAVELAGTPAIRFNRAVVYQEAARYAEAAADYGTVLTVVDDAEARERLEACLKAAAM; encoded by the coding sequence ATGGGCAACCACTACTGGCTCACCGGCGCCCGCCGCCGCGACCGTGACCGTGCCAGGCAGGGGCTCGACCTGCCGCCGACGCTGGCGGTGCTCGACGCGCACCGGCGGCTGCGCGGCCCCTACACCGCGGCCGGCGCGCTGATCCGGTCGATCGCCGCCGAAGCCTTGGCCCTCCGCCCCGAGCTGGGCCCGGCCCACAACATCGAGCTGCTGACCAGCACGCCGGAGCTCGCCGGCGTCGTGCCCCCGGCCTGGGCGACTCTGGAGTGGAGCGTCGGGGAGAAGGAGCGCACGCGTTTCTACTCCCGGCTGCACACGCTGAACATCTCCAACGGTCTGGCCGAGTTCCTCCGCGACTATCTCGCCGCGGCCGGCGGCGGGCCGCGCACCCTGGTCCTGGAGAACATGCATCAGGCCGATCCGACCGACCAGGAGTTCGCCGCGGTGCTGCTGCGCCGGAGCGACCTCGGGGCGCTGACCGTCGTGGTCGGCACCGGCCCGGACCCGGTCGCCGACCCGCCGGGCGAGATCGCCGTCTCCCTGGCGCGGGTCCTGGCCGCCCATGCCGAACCCGTCGACTGCCCCGCCACCACCGGCTCCCCGGCCGGGGACGCGCGCGACTACGTCGACAGCGACGGCACCAGCGACGAACCGGAGCTCCTGGCCGCCTACCGGCGGCTGGCGCCGGAGGAGCGCGCCCGCCTGCACGACGAGCGCGCGGCGCTGCTGGCCGGCCGGGGGGAGTTCTCCCTGCTGCTCGGCGCCGTCCCCTACCACGCCGAACACGGCGGCGACCCGCGCGGGGCGGGGCTGGCCGCCATGCGCCAGGCGCTCCAGCACTGCAAGGACATCGGCCTCTACCAGGCGGCCGTCGAGCTGGGACAGCGCGCCCGCGCGATCGTCGACCGGCCGACGCAGGAGGAGCTCTGGTGGTACTTCACCAACTCCACCAGCACCTGCATGGCCTCGCTCGGCCGGGCCGACGAGGCGGAGGCGATCTATGACGAGGCCCGGGGGGCGACCCAGGACCCGGTCGTGCACATGGACCTCGCCTACGGCACCGCGATGCTCTATGCCCGCCACTACCCCGAGGAGCGCCGGGACTACCAGCAGGCCAGGGCCTGGATGAACCTGTCGGTCGCGATCGCGTCGCTGCTGGGCGACCGGAAGGAGCGCGCCTTCCACTCGGTCTTCGCCAACAACGGGCTCGCCCTGGTCGAGGTGCGGCAGCAGAGCGCCGAGGTGGCCCTGCGGCTGCTGGAGGACGGGATGGCCAGGCTGGACCGGGAGCTGGAGCCGGGCGAGCACGCCCTGCACCGGGCCGTACTGCGCTACAACCGCGCCCAGGTGTTCGGCATGACAGGCCGTCTGGAGGAGGCGCTGGCCGACTACGCCGCGGTCGTCGAGCTCGACCCGGACTTCCCCGAGCACCACTTCAACATCGGCAACATCCTGCGCCGCCTGGGCCGCGACGAGGAGGCGGTCGCCTCCTACGAACGCGCGCTGCGGCTGTCCCCGCCGTTCCCCGAGGCGTACTACAACCTCGCCGACGCCCGGCTCGAACTCGGTGACGTGCAGGGGGCGCTGGCCGACTTCCTCTACACCATCGAGCTGGACCCCGAGCACGTGGACGCCCACGTGAACCTGGCCGGCCTGCTGCACGGGCTGGACGACGGCGAGGCCGCCTGGCGGGTCACGGCCGCCGGGCTGGCCCTCGCCCCGGACAACGCCCATCTGCTCTGCCTCAAGGGGAAGCTGCTGGCCGAGCGGGGCGAGGCCGGCGCCGCCCGCACGGCCCTGTCGGCGGCGCTCCAGCGGGACCCCGGCCTGGCCGAGGCGTGGGCCGCCCGGGGCGAGCTGGCCTTCGAGGCCGGCGACCTGGCCGGCGCCACCGGCGACCTGGACCGGGCGGTCGAGCTGGCCGGGACGCCCGCGATCCGGTTCAACCGGGCCGTGGTCTACCAGGAGGCGGCCCGCTACGCCGAGGCGGCCGCGGATTACGGGACGGTGCTGACGGTGGTCGACGACGCGGAGGCGCGGGAGCGGCTGGAAGCCTGCCTGAAGGCCGCCGCGATGTGA
- a CDS encoding ABC transporter ATP-binding protein: protein MLTVQEATPPAAAPAEDCSLVTRGLTKRFRGGQVAVDGLDLAVPRGSVFGFLGPNGSGKTTTIRMLLGLAAPTAGTWELLGTPMPAGMPAVLSRVGALVEGPAFYPYLSGEANLRRYDAADPAADPRTASARIGLALDRVGLAAAARKRYRAYSLGMRQRLAIAAALLGPRELLILDEPTNGLDPQGTREVRGLVREIATEGTTVFVSSHLLAEVEQMCSHVAVMRGGRLVAQGPIADLRAGEVARIRVETPDTAEAAAVLAGLGLAGVRTGDGEAGAELGSAAPERICAALVTAGVAVRGLAVQRPSLEDVFVGLTGEGFDVNG from the coding sequence GTGCTGACCGTCCAGGAGGCGACGCCGCCCGCCGCGGCCCCCGCCGAAGACTGCTCGCTCGTCACCCGTGGGCTGACCAAGCGGTTCCGGGGCGGTCAGGTGGCCGTGGACGGCCTCGACCTGGCCGTGCCCCGGGGGTCGGTCTTCGGCTTCCTCGGCCCCAACGGCTCGGGCAAGACCACGACCATCCGCATGCTGCTCGGCCTGGCCGCGCCGACCGCCGGCACCTGGGAGCTGCTCGGCACGCCGATGCCGGCCGGGATGCCCGCGGTGCTGTCACGGGTGGGGGCGCTGGTCGAGGGGCCGGCGTTCTATCCCTACCTGTCGGGCGAGGCGAACCTGCGCCGCTACGACGCCGCCGACCCGGCCGCCGACCCGCGCACGGCCTCCGCCCGGATCGGGCTGGCCCTCGACCGGGTGGGGCTGGCCGCCGCGGCCCGCAAACGCTACCGGGCCTACTCGTTGGGCATGCGCCAGCGGCTGGCCATCGCCGCAGCGCTGCTGGGGCCCAGGGAGCTGCTGATCCTCGACGAGCCGACCAACGGCCTCGACCCGCAGGGCACCCGCGAGGTGCGGGGACTGGTCAGGGAGATCGCCACCGAGGGGACGACCGTGTTCGTCTCCTCCCACCTGCTGGCCGAGGTGGAGCAGATGTGCTCCCACGTCGCCGTCATGCGGGGCGGGCGGCTGGTCGCCCAGGGGCCCATCGCCGACCTGCGGGCCGGGGAGGTGGCGCGGATCCGGGTGGAGACACCCGACACCGCCGAGGCGGCGGCCGTGCTCGCCGGTCTCGGGCTGGCAGGGGTCCGCACCGGTGACGGCGAGGCCGGTGCCGAGCTGGGCTCCGCCGCCCCGGAGCGGATCTGCGCGGCGCTGGTGACCGCCGGCGTCGCCGTGCGCGGCCTGGCGGTGCAGCGGCCGAGCCTTGAGGACGTGTTCGTGGGCCTGACCGGGGAGGGGTTCGATGTCAACGGTTAG
- a CDS encoding flavin reductase family protein, with translation MRSLREALGQFATGVAVVTTATPAGERAGVTVNSFTSVSLDPPLVLWCLSRRAPSAPVFLGAGRFTVNVLAAGQDHLSRRFATPLPDKFAGVETRPCPDGVPVLAGTLAYFACRTVTTYDGGDHLIFIGEVERFQRSAGEPLVFHSGGYREFAAAGRAVASVA, from the coding sequence ATGAGATCGCTGCGCGAGGCGCTCGGCCAGTTCGCGACCGGGGTGGCGGTGGTCACCACCGCGACCCCGGCCGGGGAGCGGGCCGGAGTGACCGTCAACTCCTTCACCTCCGTCTCCCTCGACCCGCCGCTGGTCCTGTGGTGCCTGTCCAGGCGGGCGCCGAGCGCGCCGGTCTTCCTCGGGGCCGGGCGGTTCACGGTCAACGTCCTGGCCGCGGGTCAGGACCACCTGTCGCGGCGGTTCGCCACCCCGCTGCCCGACAAGTTCGCCGGGGTGGAGACCCGTCCGTGTCCTGACGGCGTGCCGGTGCTCGCCGGGACGCTGGCCTACTTCGCCTGCCGTACGGTGACCACCTACGACGGCGGCGACCACCTGATCTTCATCGGGGAGGTCGAGCGCTTCCAGCGCTCGGCAGGTGAGCCGCTGGTCTTCCACTCGGGCGGCTACCGCGAGTTCGCCGCGGCGGGCCGGGCGGTCGCGAGTGTCGCGTGA
- a CDS encoding sensor histidine kinase, whose amino-acid sequence MAAERPSRAAARDGRRTVGWWRRKSLRFRLTAVASAVLAAALAVSAWVMIGVLGRSLLSTIDDSIYQRARGTVSLADAERLPGELTSPDGTLLQVIDGAGRITHATAGTDRLVPLLNSGERAAAVREGRARFLNGEPYGIPHVLRVRVLSADRGLTVIAARPFSEVQASITTAGHVLLGGTPLLLVLLGGASWMIIGRTLRPINALRRGAEEITDTARSRRLPVPEARDEVHSLAVTLNDMLARLEKADARQRALVSDAAHELRSPLASIRLQLEVALGHPHGQDWQETAEGVLEDTMRLARLAEDLLALARLDERGGAPGRREPVELDQLVPQAVERYGEAVTVRIGGLPPGPPAPAEGTDGAIVVAGDALDLGRVLVNLVDNALRHTHAPVAVELRVEGADAVLTVTDDGPGIPEPDRERVFDRFTRLDSARSRDEGGAGLGLAIVRETVHAHGGAVHLEDARPGLRAVVRLPLS is encoded by the coding sequence ATGGCGGCTGAGCGGCCGTCCCGGGCGGCCGCCCGGGACGGGCGGCGCACGGTCGGCTGGTGGCGGCGCAAGAGCCTGCGCTTCCGGCTGACCGCGGTGGCCTCGGCCGTGCTGGCGGCGGCGCTGGCGGTCTCGGCGTGGGTGATGATCGGCGTGCTCGGCAGGTCGCTGCTGTCCACCATCGACGACTCGATCTACCAGCGGGCCCGTGGCACCGTCTCGCTGGCCGACGCCGAGCGGCTGCCGGGCGAGCTGACCTCGCCGGACGGCACCCTCCTGCAGGTGATCGACGGCGCCGGGCGGATCACCCACGCCACCGCCGGCACCGACCGGCTGGTCCCGCTGCTGAACTCCGGGGAGCGGGCGGCGGCGGTCCGGGAGGGCCGGGCGCGGTTCCTGAACGGCGAGCCGTACGGGATCCCGCACGTGCTGCGGGTGCGGGTGCTCAGCGCCGACCGGGGCCTGACGGTGATCGCCGCACGCCCCTTCAGCGAGGTGCAGGCCAGCATCACCACGGCCGGGCACGTGCTGCTCGGCGGCACGCCGCTGCTGCTGGTGCTGCTCGGCGGGGCCAGTTGGATGATCATCGGCAGGACCCTGCGGCCCATCAACGCGCTGCGCCGGGGCGCGGAGGAGATCACCGACACCGCCCGGTCCCGGCGCCTGCCGGTGCCCGAGGCCCGGGACGAGGTGCACAGCCTGGCCGTCACCCTCAACGACATGCTGGCCAGGCTGGAGAAGGCCGACGCCCGCCAGCGGGCCCTGGTCTCCGACGCGGCGCACGAGCTGCGCAGCCCGCTGGCCAGCATCCGGCTCCAGCTGGAGGTGGCGCTCGGCCACCCGCACGGCCAGGACTGGCAGGAGACGGCCGAAGGGGTGCTGGAAGACACCATGCGCCTGGCCCGGCTGGCCGAGGACCTGCTCGCGCTGGCCCGCCTGGACGAGCGCGGCGGCGCGCCGGGCCGCCGGGAGCCGGTGGAGCTGGACCAGCTCGTCCCCCAGGCCGTCGAGCGGTACGGCGAGGCCGTCACGGTGCGGATCGGCGGCCTGCCGCCCGGCCCGCCGGCGCCGGCGGAGGGGACGGACGGGGCGATCGTGGTGGCCGGAGACGCGCTGGACCTGGGGCGGGTTCTGGTCAACCTGGTGGACAACGCGCTGCGACACACCCATGCCCCGGTGGCGGTGGAGCTGCGCGTCGAGGGCGCCGACGCGGTGCTGACCGTCACCGACGACGGCCCCGGCATCCCCGAGCCCGACCGGGAGCGGGTCTTCGACCGCTTCACCCGGCTGGACAGCGCGCGCAGCCGCGACGAGGGCGGGGCCGGGCTCGGCCTGGCCATCGTCCGCGAGACCGTCCACGCCCACGGCGGCGCGGTCCACCTGGAGGACGCCCGCCCCGGCCTGCGGGCCGTCGTACGGCTTCCGCTATCTTGA
- a CDS encoding TetR/AcrR family transcriptional regulator, whose amino-acid sequence MTSADGGQRELILQVATRLFAALGYDATSVSQIAEAAGLDIAAITGSVGSKRDLYLAVMERAHQAELTGLERSVREIAAAAPEETTAAVHRLIDDYIDFCTQNSEFPALWMHRWLFDASDVTELDRHYVQPLVQYVTEALAPLTSGSTDLKYVIWSVIWCTHAFARGGVLDEDGNRVGPEDPETLRRFRAYLHQMLHCVLTLPGDAPPAPGGPPPAPGPPPPLGGPF is encoded by the coding sequence ATGACTTCCGCTGATGGCGGTCAGCGGGAGCTGATCCTGCAGGTCGCGACCAGGCTGTTCGCCGCCCTGGGCTACGACGCGACCTCCGTCAGCCAGATCGCCGAGGCCGCCGGGCTCGACATCGCCGCCATCACCGGGTCTGTCGGCTCGAAGCGGGATCTGTATCTGGCGGTCATGGAACGCGCGCACCAGGCCGAGCTGACCGGTCTGGAGAGGTCGGTCCGGGAGATCGCCGCCGCGGCGCCGGAGGAGACCACGGCCGCCGTGCACCGCCTCATCGACGACTACATCGACTTCTGCACCCAGAACTCCGAGTTCCCCGCGCTGTGGATGCACCGCTGGCTGTTCGACGCCAGCGACGTCACCGAGCTGGACCGGCACTACGTCCAGCCGCTGGTCCAGTACGTCACCGAGGCCCTCGCGCCCCTGACCTCCGGCTCCACCGACCTGAAGTACGTGATCTGGTCGGTGATCTGGTGCACCCACGCCTTCGCCCGCGGCGGGGTGCTCGACGAGGACGGCAACCGCGTCGGCCCCGAGGATCCGGAGACCCTGCGGCGCTTCCGCGCCTACCTGCACCAGATGCTGCACTGCGTCCTCACCCTGCCCGGGGACGCGCCCCCGGCCCCCGGCGGCCCTCCCCCGGCGCCCGGCCCTCCCCCGCCCCTCGGAGGCCCCTTCTGA
- a CDS encoding styrene monooxygenase/indole monooxygenase family protein, producing MRRILIVGAGQAGLHLAAGLLRNGYDVTVVSNRTPEDIRDGRVMSGQAMFGTALGHERELGLDLWADRCPPIDGIQFTVPGPGGGRAIDWAARLDTPARSIDQRLKMPVWMGEVERLGGKILIHDATVEDLEAYAAQYDLVLVAAGKGPIASLFERDGSRSPYDAPQRALAVTYVTGLTPRPGHSAVCFNLIPGVGEYFVFPALTLNGPCEIMVFEGVPGGPMDCWSDVRTPAEHLARSRWILETFLPWEAERCGGVELTDEGGVLSGRFAPTVRRPVAALPSGAAVLGVADVVVLNDPITGQGANNAAKCAVSYLSSILEHGERPFDAAWMERTFERYWDGARHVTAWTNALLAPPPPHVLELLTAAGRLPEVASRFVNGFDDPSDYAGWFMDPAGAGEYLARIGA from the coding sequence ATGCGCAGAATCCTCATCGTCGGGGCCGGCCAGGCCGGTCTCCACCTCGCCGCCGGCCTGCTGCGCAACGGCTACGACGTCACCGTCGTCTCCAACCGCACGCCGGAGGACATCCGCGACGGCCGCGTCATGTCGGGCCAGGCCATGTTCGGCACGGCCCTCGGCCATGAGCGCGAGCTCGGCCTGGATCTGTGGGCCGACCGGTGCCCGCCGATCGACGGGATCCAGTTCACCGTGCCCGGTCCCGGCGGCGGCCGGGCGATCGACTGGGCGGCCCGGCTCGACACGCCCGCCCGCTCGATCGACCAGCGGCTGAAGATGCCCGTCTGGATGGGCGAGGTGGAACGGCTCGGCGGCAAGATCCTCATCCACGACGCGACGGTGGAGGACCTGGAGGCGTACGCCGCCCAGTACGACCTCGTCCTGGTCGCCGCCGGCAAGGGGCCGATCGCCTCGCTGTTCGAGCGGGACGGGTCGCGCTCGCCGTACGACGCCCCGCAGCGGGCCCTGGCCGTCACCTACGTCACCGGCCTCACGCCCCGGCCCGGACACTCGGCGGTGTGCTTCAACCTGATCCCGGGGGTCGGGGAGTACTTCGTCTTCCCCGCGCTCACCCTCAACGGCCCCTGCGAGATCATGGTGTTCGAGGGGGTCCCCGGCGGGCCGATGGACTGCTGGTCGGACGTGCGCACCCCCGCCGAGCACCTGGCCAGGAGCCGGTGGATCCTGGAGACCTTCCTGCCGTGGGAGGCCGAGCGCTGCGGCGGCGTCGAGCTCACCGACGAGGGCGGCGTCCTGTCGGGCCGGTTCGCCCCGACCGTCCGCAGGCCCGTCGCGGCACTGCCCTCCGGAGCCGCGGTCCTCGGGGTCGCCGACGTCGTCGTGCTCAACGACCCGATCACCGGTCAGGGCGCCAACAACGCCGCCAAATGCGCCGTCTCCTACCTGTCGAGCATCCTGGAGCACGGCGAGCGGCCCTTCGACGCCGCCTGGATGGAGCGGACCTTCGAGCGCTACTGGGACGGCGCCCGGCACGTCACCGCCTGGACGAACGCGCTCCTGGCGCCCCCGCCGCCGCACGTGCTGGAGCTCCTCACCGCGGCCGGCCGGCTGCCCGAGGTGGCCTCCCGCTTCGTCAACGGCTTCGACGACCCGTCGGACTACGCCGGCTGGTTCATGGACCCCGCCGGAGCGGGCGAGTACCTGGCGCGGATCGGCGCCTGA
- a CDS encoding AraC family transcriptional regulator — MGEARQRVPLGNRPLFGTRDLDEAREQVARVFCPHRLELTGEVSRLAARFNSAQLGAVRVNYLDYGTDVRIEPGELESFFLVQIPLAGRSLIRCGRQEIVSTPGLASLPSPSEHLDMRWEAGCPQLIVKFDRPAVEDALERMLGERLDRPIVFDLGMDMTAGWARAWRAMADLIVGEAEHDDGLAVQPLAIAHLENAMLTSLLTMQPSNYHERLNAPRAPAVPKVVRRAMEFIDGHAHQPLTTDDVARAVAVSGRSLQEGFRRHLGLTPMTYLRDVRLGRVHEELVIGDPARCTVTGVAARWGFLHQGRFAAAYRTRYGQAPSQTLRGH, encoded by the coding sequence ATGGGTGAGGCGCGGCAGCGGGTCCCGCTCGGCAACAGGCCGCTTTTCGGCACCCGGGACCTCGACGAGGCCCGTGAGCAGGTGGCGCGGGTGTTCTGCCCGCACCGGCTGGAGCTGACCGGTGAGGTGTCGCGGCTGGCCGCGCGGTTCAACTCCGCCCAGCTCGGCGCCGTTCGGGTGAACTATCTGGACTACGGGACCGACGTCCGCATCGAGCCGGGGGAGCTGGAGTCCTTCTTCCTGGTGCAGATCCCGCTGGCCGGGCGCAGCCTGATCCGGTGCGGCCGGCAGGAGATCGTCTCGACCCCCGGGCTGGCCTCCCTGCCCTCGCCGTCGGAGCACCTCGACATGCGCTGGGAGGCCGGCTGCCCCCAGCTGATCGTCAAGTTCGACCGGCCGGCCGTCGAGGACGCGCTGGAGCGGATGCTGGGGGAGCGGCTCGACCGGCCGATCGTCTTCGACCTGGGCATGGACATGACCGCCGGCTGGGCGCGGGCCTGGAGGGCGATGGCCGACCTGATCGTCGGGGAGGCCGAGCACGACGACGGGCTCGCCGTGCAGCCGCTGGCGATCGCCCATCTGGAGAACGCGATGCTCACCTCCCTGCTCACCATGCAGCCGTCCAACTACCACGAGCGGCTGAACGCCCCCCGCGCCCCCGCCGTGCCCAAGGTGGTGCGCCGGGCGATGGAGTTCATCGACGGGCACGCCCATCAGCCGCTGACGACCGACGACGTCGCCCGCGCCGTGGCCGTCAGCGGACGCTCGCTGCAGGAGGGCTTCCGCCGCCATCTCGGCCTGACCCCGATGACCTATCTCAGGGACGTGCGCCTGGGCCGGGTCCACGAGGAGCTGGTGATCGGCGACCCCGCCCGGTGCACCGTGACGGGCGTGGCGGCGCGGTGGGGTTTCCTGCACCAGGGGCGGTTCGCCGCGGCCTACCGCACGCGGTACGGACAGGCGCCGTCGCAGACGCTGCGCGGCCACTGA
- a CDS encoding response regulator transcription factor: MRVLVVEDERRMAAALQRGLQAEGFAVDLAHDGEDGLHLARHGDYDVVVLDIMLPRISGYNVCKHLRAEENWVPILMLSAKDGEYDMADGLDLGADDYLTKPFSYVVLVARLRALLRRGAGRRPSVLQAGDLSLDPARRRVHRGETPVELTPREFALLEYLMRRHDEVVSKAEILEHVWDTFDTDPNVVEVYVGYLRRKIDAPFSRSALQTVRGAGYRLAGDGG; encoded by the coding sequence ATGCGGGTTCTCGTCGTGGAGGACGAGCGGCGGATGGCCGCGGCGCTCCAGCGCGGGCTGCAGGCCGAGGGGTTCGCGGTCGATCTCGCGCACGACGGCGAGGACGGCCTGCACCTGGCCAGGCACGGCGACTACGACGTGGTGGTGCTGGACATCATGCTGCCCAGGATCTCCGGATACAACGTCTGCAAGCATCTGCGGGCGGAGGAGAACTGGGTGCCGATCCTGATGCTGTCGGCCAAGGACGGCGAGTACGACATGGCCGACGGGCTCGACCTGGGCGCCGACGACTACCTGACCAAGCCGTTCTCCTACGTCGTGCTGGTGGCCAGGCTGAGGGCGCTGCTGCGGCGCGGCGCCGGGCGGCGCCCGTCGGTGCTGCAGGCCGGGGACCTGTCGCTGGATCCCGCGCGGCGGCGGGTCCACCGGGGCGAGACGCCGGTGGAGCTGACGCCCAGGGAGTTCGCGCTCCTGGAATACCTGATGCGCCGCCACGACGAGGTGGTCTCCAAGGCGGAGATCCTGGAGCACGTCTGGGACACCTTCGACACCGATCCCAACGTGGTCGAGGTCTATGTCGGCTACCTGCGCCGCAAGATCGACGCGCCGTTCTCCCGGAGCGCGCTGCAGACGGTCCGGGGGGCCGGATACCGGCTGGCCGGCGATGGCGGCTGA
- a CDS encoding LolA family protein has product MVRWSVPIAAAAVVAGAIGAGPVIAAVQGEPVLPERTAAQLLADATQAARSGLKPMSGTVMQTASLGLPGLPEVTGMGGTSPAALLAGSHELKVWYGGADRLRFALPGRMSETDLIVNGDQAWLWESEANKATRLKGVDQVERDHDKALPTATTPQQLAQEVLERADAGTAVSVSNTEKVADRPAYQLVLAPKDTSSLVKEVKLALDGETLVPLRVQVYAKSAAEPAFEVGFTSVTFTPPAPDNFTFTPPAGAKVEEKSLADLVRGPAAGQERAELLKGAVTTVGEGWTTVAVLPLPEQALTGQAQQQDGNPAGQDTAAVADALMKSAKPVSGAWGSGRVIQTKLVSALLTDDGRLLVGAVTPEKLTEAAGRK; this is encoded by the coding sequence ATGGTGAGGTGGAGCGTGCCGATCGCCGCGGCCGCGGTGGTCGCCGGCGCGATCGGCGCAGGTCCGGTGATCGCCGCGGTCCAGGGGGAGCCGGTGCTGCCCGAGCGCACCGCCGCACAGCTGCTGGCCGACGCCACCCAGGCCGCCAGGTCCGGCCTGAAGCCCATGTCGGGCACCGTGATGCAGACCGCCTCCCTCGGCCTGCCCGGGCTGCCGGAGGTGACGGGCATGGGCGGCACGTCGCCCGCGGCCCTGCTGGCCGGCTCGCACGAGCTCAAGGTCTGGTACGGCGGCGCCGACCGGCTCCGCTTCGCCCTTCCCGGGCGGATGAGCGAGACCGACCTGATCGTCAACGGCGACCAGGCGTGGCTGTGGGAGAGCGAGGCCAACAAGGCCACCCGGCTCAAGGGCGTCGACCAGGTGGAGCGCGACCACGACAAGGCCCTGCCCACGGCCACCACCCCGCAGCAGCTCGCCCAGGAGGTGCTGGAGCGGGCCGACGCCGGCACCGCGGTCAGCGTGAGCAACACCGAGAAGGTCGCCGACCGGCCGGCCTACCAGCTCGTCCTGGCGCCCAAGGACACCTCCTCGCTGGTCAAGGAGGTCAAGCTGGCACTCGACGGGGAGACCCTCGTCCCGCTGCGGGTCCAGGTCTACGCCAAGAGCGCGGCCGAGCCGGCCTTCGAGGTCGGCTTCACCTCGGTGACGTTCACCCCTCCCGCCCCGGACAACTTCACCTTCACCCCGCCGGCGGGCGCGAAGGTGGAGGAGAAGTCGCTCGCCGACCTGGTCCGGGGCCCGGCGGCCGGGCAGGAGAGGGCCGAGCTGCTGAAGGGCGCGGTCACGACCGTGGGTGAGGGCTGGACCACGGTCGCGGTGCTCCCGCTCCCCGAGCAGGCGCTCACGGGCCAGGCCCAGCAGCAGGACGGGAACCCCGCCGGCCAGGACACGGCCGCCGTCGCCGACGCCCTGATGAAGTCGGCCAAGCCGGTCAGCGGGGCGTGGGGCAGCGGCAGGGTCATCCAGACCAAGCTGGTCTCCGCGCTGCTGACCGACGACGGCCGCCTGCTGGTCGGCGCGGTCACCCCGGAGAAGCTGACCGAGGCGGCCGGGCGGAAGTGA